A window from Falco naumanni isolate bFalNau1 chromosome 3, bFalNau1.pat, whole genome shotgun sequence encodes these proteins:
- the SLC35B3 gene encoding adenosine 3'-phospho 5'-phosphosulfate transporter 2 isoform X1 has product MATTLSDRGPTEIEEQKEDNTSTEGSELGIMDLKFTSSRKYVSISVPSKSQTMSPHIKSVDDVVVLGMNLSKFNKPTQFFICVSGVFMFYLIYGYLQNRANCTSHHLKPSVTEHLFLKPHGTSSPRGSSSMLCIVESVKRIPGKTYMIIAFLTVGTMGLSNTSLGYLNYPTQVIFKCCKLIPVMIGGVFIQGKRYNIADVSAALCMSLGLIWFTLADSTVAPNFNLTGVVLISLALCADAVIGNVQEKAMKLHNGSNSEMVLYSYSIGFVYILFGLTCTSGLSPAVTFCSKHPVQTYGYAFLFSLTGYFGISFVLALIKIFGALLAVTVTTGRKAMTIVLSFLFFAKPFTLQYVWSGLLVVLGIFLNVYSKNMDKIKLPSLHGLWKKSVEERKTRTLSQTV; this is encoded by the exons ATGGCCACGACG ctttcagaCAGAGGACCCACGGAAATAGAAGAGCAAAAAGAAGATAACACTAGCACCGAAGGCAGCGAGCTAGGAATCATGGATCTGAAATTCACTTCATCAAGAAAATACGTTTCCATCAGTGTACCTTCCAAATCTCAAACTATGTCTCCTCATATCAAATCAGTAGATGATGTTGTAGTTCTTGGCATGAATCTCAGCAAATTTAACAAACCTACTCagtttttcatctgtgtttctggagtttttatgttttatctGATCTATGGATATTTACAG AATAGGGCCAACTGCACTTCACATCACTTGAAGCCATCTGTCACTGAACACCTTTTCCTCAAACCCCACGGCACCTCCTCACCAAGAGGTTCCTCTAGCATGCTGTGCATCGTGGAGAGTGTCAAGAG AATTCCTGGCAAAACCTACATGATAATAGCATTTTTAACGGTGGGAACTATGGGTTTGTCCAATACCTCTTTAGGATATCTGAATTACCCTACTCAAGTCATCTTCAAGTGCTGTAAACTGATTCCAGTTATGATAGGCGGGGTTTTTATACAAG GAAAACGTTATAATATTGCAGATGTGTCCGCTGCCCTGTGTATGAGTCTTGGGTTGATATGGTTTACCTTAGCTGACAGCACAGTTGCGCCAAACTTCAACTTGACAG GTGTGGTCCTAATATCCCTTGCCCTCTGCGCAGATGCAGTTATAGGAAATGTACAGGAAAAAGCTATGAAGTTGCACAATGGTTCTAATTCAGAAATG GTTTTGTATTCCTATTCAATAGGGtttgtgtatattttatttggattaACATGCACTAGTGGATTAAGCCCTGCAGTAACATTTTGCTCAAAG CATCCAGTTCAGACTTACGGTTATGCATTCCTTTTCTCCCTGACTGGGTATTTTGGCATATCCTTTGTTCTAGCTTTGATTAAAATCTTTGGTGCCCTTCTGGCTGTGACAG taacaacaggaagaaaagcaatgaccattgtgctttcttttttgttctttgcaaagCCATTCACATTACA GTACGTGTGGTCAGGCTTACTGGTTGTCCTTGGTATATTTCTTAATGTTTACAGTAAGAATATGGATAAAATCAAACTGCCTTCACTGCATggtctttggaaaaaaagtgtggaagaaagaaaaacaaggacgTTGTCACAAACTGTATAG
- the SLC35B3 gene encoding adenosine 3'-phospho 5'-phosphosulfate transporter 2 isoform X2, whose protein sequence is MATTLSDRGPTEIEEQKEDNTSTEGSELGIMDLKFTSSRKYVSISVPSKSQTMSPHIKSVDDVVVLGMNLSKFNKPTQFFICVSGVFMFYLIYGYLQELIFSVEGFKPFGWYLTLVQFGFYSIFGLIELQLIQDKRRRIPGKTYMIIAFLTVGTMGLSNTSLGYLNYPTQVIFKCCKLIPVMIGGVFIQGKRYNIADVSAALCMSLGLIWFTLADSTVAPNFNLTGVVLISLALCADAVIGNVQEKAMKLHNGSNSEMVLYSYSIGFVYILFGLTCTSGLSPAVTFCSKHPVQTYGYAFLFSLTGYFGISFVLALIKIFGALLAVTVTTGRKAMTIVLSFLFFAKPFTLQYVWSGLLVVLGIFLNVYSKNMDKIKLPSLHGLWKKSVEERKTRTLSQTV, encoded by the exons ATGGCCACGACG ctttcagaCAGAGGACCCACGGAAATAGAAGAGCAAAAAGAAGATAACACTAGCACCGAAGGCAGCGAGCTAGGAATCATGGATCTGAAATTCACTTCATCAAGAAAATACGTTTCCATCAGTGTACCTTCCAAATCTCAAACTATGTCTCCTCATATCAAATCAGTAGATGATGTTGTAGTTCTTGGCATGAATCTCAGCAAATTTAACAAACCTACTCagtttttcatctgtgtttctggagtttttatgttttatctGATCTATGGATATTTACAG gaATTGATATTTTCAGTGGAAGGTTTTAAACCTTTTGGTTGGTACCTCACTTTAGtgcagtttggattttattccatttttggACTAATAGAATTGCAGTTGATTCAGGACAAAAGAAGAAG AATTCCTGGCAAAACCTACATGATAATAGCATTTTTAACGGTGGGAACTATGGGTTTGTCCAATACCTCTTTAGGATATCTGAATTACCCTACTCAAGTCATCTTCAAGTGCTGTAAACTGATTCCAGTTATGATAGGCGGGGTTTTTATACAAG GAAAACGTTATAATATTGCAGATGTGTCCGCTGCCCTGTGTATGAGTCTTGGGTTGATATGGTTTACCTTAGCTGACAGCACAGTTGCGCCAAACTTCAACTTGACAG GTGTGGTCCTAATATCCCTTGCCCTCTGCGCAGATGCAGTTATAGGAAATGTACAGGAAAAAGCTATGAAGTTGCACAATGGTTCTAATTCAGAAATG GTTTTGTATTCCTATTCAATAGGGtttgtgtatattttatttggattaACATGCACTAGTGGATTAAGCCCTGCAGTAACATTTTGCTCAAAG CATCCAGTTCAGACTTACGGTTATGCATTCCTTTTCTCCCTGACTGGGTATTTTGGCATATCCTTTGTTCTAGCTTTGATTAAAATCTTTGGTGCCCTTCTGGCTGTGACAG taacaacaggaagaaaagcaatgaccattgtgctttcttttttgttctttgcaaagCCATTCACATTACA GTACGTGTGGTCAGGCTTACTGGTTGTCCTTGGTATATTTCTTAATGTTTACAGTAAGAATATGGATAAAATCAAACTGCCTTCACTGCATggtctttggaaaaaaagtgtggaagaaagaaaaacaaggacgTTGTCACAAACTGTATAG
- the SLC35B3 gene encoding adenosine 3'-phospho 5'-phosphosulfate transporter 2 isoform X3, which translates to MDLKFTSSRKYVSISVPSKSQTMSPHIKSVDDVVVLGMNLSKFNKPTQFFICVSGVFMFYLIYGYLQNRANCTSHHLKPSVTEHLFLKPHGTSSPRGSSSMLCIVESVKRIPGKTYMIIAFLTVGTMGLSNTSLGYLNYPTQVIFKCCKLIPVMIGGVFIQGKRYNIADVSAALCMSLGLIWFTLADSTVAPNFNLTGVVLISLALCADAVIGNVQEKAMKLHNGSNSEMVLYSYSIGFVYILFGLTCTSGLSPAVTFCSKHPVQTYGYAFLFSLTGYFGISFVLALIKIFGALLAVTVTTGRKAMTIVLSFLFFAKPFTLQYVWSGLLVVLGIFLNVYSKNMDKIKLPSLHGLWKKSVEERKTRTLSQTV; encoded by the exons ATGGATCTGAAATTCACTTCATCAAGAAAATACGTTTCCATCAGTGTACCTTCCAAATCTCAAACTATGTCTCCTCATATCAAATCAGTAGATGATGTTGTAGTTCTTGGCATGAATCTCAGCAAATTTAACAAACCTACTCagtttttcatctgtgtttctggagtttttatgttttatctGATCTATGGATATTTACAG AATAGGGCCAACTGCACTTCACATCACTTGAAGCCATCTGTCACTGAACACCTTTTCCTCAAACCCCACGGCACCTCCTCACCAAGAGGTTCCTCTAGCATGCTGTGCATCGTGGAGAGTGTCAAGAG AATTCCTGGCAAAACCTACATGATAATAGCATTTTTAACGGTGGGAACTATGGGTTTGTCCAATACCTCTTTAGGATATCTGAATTACCCTACTCAAGTCATCTTCAAGTGCTGTAAACTGATTCCAGTTATGATAGGCGGGGTTTTTATACAAG GAAAACGTTATAATATTGCAGATGTGTCCGCTGCCCTGTGTATGAGTCTTGGGTTGATATGGTTTACCTTAGCTGACAGCACAGTTGCGCCAAACTTCAACTTGACAG GTGTGGTCCTAATATCCCTTGCCCTCTGCGCAGATGCAGTTATAGGAAATGTACAGGAAAAAGCTATGAAGTTGCACAATGGTTCTAATTCAGAAATG GTTTTGTATTCCTATTCAATAGGGtttgtgtatattttatttggattaACATGCACTAGTGGATTAAGCCCTGCAGTAACATTTTGCTCAAAG CATCCAGTTCAGACTTACGGTTATGCATTCCTTTTCTCCCTGACTGGGTATTTTGGCATATCCTTTGTTCTAGCTTTGATTAAAATCTTTGGTGCCCTTCTGGCTGTGACAG taacaacaggaagaaaagcaatgaccattgtgctttcttttttgttctttgcaaagCCATTCACATTACA GTACGTGTGGTCAGGCTTACTGGTTGTCCTTGGTATATTTCTTAATGTTTACAGTAAGAATATGGATAAAATCAAACTGCCTTCACTGCATggtctttggaaaaaaagtgtggaagaaagaaaaacaaggacgTTGTCACAAACTGTATAG